In Haliotis asinina isolate JCU_RB_2024 chromosome 15, JCU_Hal_asi_v2, whole genome shotgun sequence, one DNA window encodes the following:
- the LOC137265616 gene encoding high mobility group protein 20A-like, protein MMDHGDILPSSVSAVISTSSFPVLNGTDVGLGIAFGNDSADSDKNDISVSLSSSLMSDTAVLVETPRGLMLSVGDGNVSLGTISTTTDQHGRHLLPLPGTITQFTPVQQDGLVGASTAHVFDSPPDCNSDVGGSLDVAIKTEHPITTVTTTVTTTQEETKKRKGGWPKGKKRKNVPEINAPRAPMTGYVLYAIERRQEIKESHPEIMFSDVTKILGQEWSSMSPEKKQKYLTEAEADKQRYITQLKVFQQSETYQNFLKKKKLKVLCGEDSSQLDTGDPYSSLIDVEEDSISELYCRVCNQYFSSVHNKKEHMFGRQHLQAITGELEKEMERQQQQNLSSTSLLTSDLNTESLTSDMDLVEGPRLSMPVDIGSFIQEFEQRNVEREQEIKTLRRALKTSQEGHVNMCKEIQTLKEYESKLEQNTKTMKAYSLSIAAQIDGLKMVPTLFGVINF, encoded by the exons ATGATGGACCATGGAGATATCCTGCCCTCATCAGTATCGGCTGTCATCTCAACCAGCTCCTTCCCCGTGTTGAATGGAACAGATGTTGGTCTAGGCATCGCATTTGGAAATGATTCTGCAGATTCAGACAAGAATGACATCTCAGTGTCCCTGTCCTCCTCGCTCATGTCTGACACAGCTGTCCTTGTGGAAACTCCGAGGGG GTTGATGTTGTCTGTGGGTGATGGCAATGTGTCTTTGGGGACCATCTCCACAACAACCGATCAGCATGGCCGACATCTGCTGCCCCTGCCAGGGACCA TTACCCAGTTCACTCCAGTGCAACAAGATGGGTTGGTGGGGGCGTCGACTGCCCATGTGTTTGACTCCCCACCTGACTGCAACAGTGACGTCGGTGGCTCTCTGGATGTTGCAATCAAGACAGAACATCCCATCACCACGGTAACAACCACTGTCACCACGACACAAGAAGAAACCAAG AAAAGAAAAGGAGGATGGCCAAAAGGAAAGAAGCGTAAGAATGTTCCCGAGATAAATGCACCAAGAGCCCCAATGACTGG GTATGTGTTGTATGCCATTGAGAGACGGCAGGAGATCAAGGAGAGTCACCCCGAGATTATGTTCTCCGACGTCACCAAGATACTGGGACAGGAGTGGTCCTCCATGTCTCCAGAGAAGAAACAG AAATACCTCACGGAAGCCGAGGCCGACAAACAACGATACATAACGCAACTGAAAGTCTTCCAGCAGTCCGAAACCTACCAAAACTtcctgaagaagaagaagctCAAGGTTCTCTGTG GGGAAGATTCCTCCCAACTTGATACAGGGGACCCATACTCCTCGCTGATTGATGTGGAG GAGGACTCCATCAGCGAGCTGTACTGCCGAGTGTGTAACCAGTATTTTAGCTCCGTACACAACAAGAAGGAGCACATGTTTGGCAGACAACACTTACAGGCCATCACAG GTGAGCTTGAGAAGGAGATGGAACGTCAGCAACAGCAGAATTTGTCCTCAACCTCACTTCTGACCTCTGACCTCAACACAGAGAGCCTGACCTCTGACATGGACCTGGTTGAGGGACCAAGGCTGTCGATGCCGGTTGACATCGGAAGTTTTATTCAGGAATTTGAACAGAGAAATGTTG AACGGGAACAAGAGATCAAGACGCTGCGCCGGGCCCTGAAGACGTCTCAAGAAGGCCATGTGAACATGTGCAAGGAGATACAGACTCTCAAG